In one Solanum lycopersicum chromosome 11, SLM_r2.1 genomic region, the following are encoded:
- the LOC138339442 gene encoding protein app1-like has translation MTLCLAVPTSPIIQEGPASPIIQEDPANPIIQEVPASPIIQEGPADPIIQKEGPVSPIIQEGPTNPIIHGGPTNAIILEGPATPIIQEGLASPIIQEGPASPIIQEGLSNPIIKEGPASPVIQNGPANPIIQEGPSSHIIEEGPANPIIKKGQANPIIQVGPASPIIQEGPANPNIKEGPANPIIQEGPANPIIQEVLANLIFQEGPASSIIQEGPANPII, from the exons atgactctttgtttg GCGGTTCCtactagtcccattatccaagagggtcctgctagtcccattattcaggaggatcctgctaatcccattatccaggaggttcctgctagtcccattatccaggagggtcctgctgaTCCCATTATCCAGAAG gagggtcctgttagtcccattatccaggagggtcctactaatcccattatccatgGGGGTCCTACTAATGCCATTATCCTGGAGGGTCCTGCTactcccattatccaggagggtcttgctagtcccattatccaggagggtcctgctagtcccattatccaggagggtctttctaatcccattatcaaggagggtcctgctagtcccgtTATCCAAAatggtcctgctaatcccattatccaggagggtccttcTAGTCACATTATcgaggagggtcctgctaatcccattatcaaGAAGGGTCaggctaatcccattatccaggtgggtcctgctagtcccattatccaggaaggtcctgctaatcccaatatcaaggagggtcctgctaatcccattatccaggagggtcctgctaatcccattatacAAGAGGTTCTTGCTAATCTCATtttccaggagggtcctgctagttccattatccaggagggtcctgctaatcccattatctag
- the LOC138339441 gene encoding uncharacterized protein produces the protein MAQMRTELGLVLIHVIGGAEKINAVNYLSKPPPQNDECYYEEDTYTVNEKTGVSYQAPKAQIRIIGAKVKGTQVGTMVTTTVRFIYVRDGNYNRDKNFNRVNYANRNDRNGLYVPPQNRKVTPRDGGDSMAPVEDMFHKIMRRFDTSDEHIKELRCDLASIGQKIDTHVISIKQIELQVAQLSTTVNTQQPGTLPSKTVQNPKNGAHCMTITTRGGRQTIDPPMPSTEENLSINVPLVEALEQMPDYAKFMKDLVTKKRSVIFEDNDRLHHCSAIATRSLVQQKEDPGAFTIPCTVGSFHFAKALCDLGAIIKLMPLSINNKLGLWDPKPTAMRQLMADQTVKRPIGILHDVLVKVESFIFSDDFVILDCEVDFKVPIILGRPFLATGRALVDMENG, from the exons atggctcaaatgagaaccgagcttgggttggtactaataCATGTCattgggggtgcagaaaagataaatgcagtcaactacttgtcgaaaccaccgccacaaaacgatgaatgttattatgaagAGGACACTTATACAGTAAATGAGAAGACGGGGGTTTCCTACCAAGctcccaaggctcaaatcaggataattggcgcaaAGGTCAAGGGAACacaggtcggaactatggtaactacaaccgtgaggttcatttatgtccgagatggaaactacaaccgcgataAAAACTTTAACAGGgttaactatgctaatagaaatgacaggaatgggctgtatgtccctcctcaaaatcgtaaagttactcctagggatggtggagatagtatggcgccagttgaggatatgtttcaCAAAATTATGAGGAGGTttgacactagtgatgaacacattaaagagttgaggtgtgatttagctagtattgggcaaaaaatTGATACACATGTAATTTCGATCAAACaaatcgaattgcaagtggcccaattatctactACAGTGAACACAcagcaaccgggcactcttcctagcaaaactgtccaaaatccaaagaatggtGCGCACTGTATGACAattactactcggggtggtaggcaaaccattgacccacctatgccatctactgaggaaaat ctttctatcaatgtccctttggtagaagctctagaacaaatgcccgattatgccaaatttatgaaagatctagtcaccaagaaaagatcagtcatTTTTGAGGATAATGATAGACTGCatcattgtagtgctattgctacaagatccctcgtacaacagaaagaagatcctggtgcgttcactattccttgtacagttgggtcattccATTtcgcgaaagcattatgtgatctgggggcaataATAAaactcatgcccctctcgattaaCAACAAATTGGGTTTgtgggatccaaaacccactgcgatgcggcaaCTAATGGCTGATCAGACAGTGaaacggcccatagggatactccatgatgtgctagtaaaagtggagtcattcatcttttcggatgattttgttattcttgattgcgaggTCGATTttaaagtgcctattattcttgggaggccattccttgctactggtagagcattagttgatatggagaacgGATAG